A region of the Raphanus sativus cultivar WK10039 unplaced genomic scaffold, ASM80110v3 Scaffold3330, whole genome shotgun sequence genome:
TAACACATACCATTAAAACCAACCAACCAACAACACAATTAACAGAGATTCTAAACTCATTACCTCCTGCTCAATAGCCTCCCCAATCTGAGTAGCAGCATTAACAACCTTAACAACCCCAACACCTTCAGCGTTAGTCATCAACAGCCCCATCATCTTATGCATAGTGATAACCGCCATCATATCAGCCGGCAACTGCTCCATATAAGACGCATAAGGGATCTTCCCTTTCTTCACCTTAAACCCATCGAGATCCGCCTGTATCGCGTCGCGGAGAGGCTCGAACCAACCGAGGAACAGAGACTTCACGTAAGGAAGATTCGGCGCGAGCCTCTGCTCGCACATATCCTCTATAATCTCCTGGCACTCTTTAGCAGCCTTCTCCCACTCCTCCGTCTCCAGCTTCACCTGCCTCTGCTTCAACGAGTAGTACTTCTGAGCTCCCATCCCGCAGACTACTTTCGCCGGCTGTTTCGCTAAAAGCCTCGCCCTTTTGCGGACCCTTTCGGTCTCTTTCTCCATCGCCGTCATCAGC
Encoded here:
- the LOC130506514 gene encoding DNA-directed RNA polymerase 1, mitochondrial-like (The sequence of the model RefSeq protein was modified relative to this genomic sequence to represent the inferred CDS: added 91 bases not found in genome assembly), with amino-acid sequence MWRNIFGRATLRKIKSFSDSTFPGNRIRHIVSSIDLGGSVRNRLSTNPVNELARVPSVLRNQHWFATAAQTIDSTDPEDDSDEVNELMTAMEKETERVRKRARLLAKQPAKVVCGMGAQKYYSLKQRQVKLETEEWEKAAKECQEIIEDMCEQRLAPNLPYVKSLFLGWFEPLRDAIQADLDGFKVKKGKIPYASYMEQLPADMMAVITMHKMMGLLMTNAEGVGVVKVVNAATQIGEAIEQEARINSFMKKAKKKKNAATQEDDEAEGVDGSG